Genomic DNA from Desulfuromonas versatilis:
GCCGGTCTGGATCAGGGTCAGCGCCTCCATGGCCTCGTCGAGGGTGCCGAAGCCCCCGGGGAACAGGGCGATGGCGTGCGCCTCCTTGAGAAAGGCGACCTTGCGGTTGAAGAAGTACTTGTAGGTGATGACCCGGTCGCTCTGCGACATGACCGGGTTGGTCTCCTGCTCGAAAGGAAGGCGGATGTTGACGGCGAAGGAGTTCTCCTCGCCCGCCCCCTCGTTACCGGCCTGCATGATACCGCCTCCGCCGCCGGTGATGGCCATGTAGCCGCGCTCGGCGAGCATGCGTGAGAAACCCACGCACTTCTGGTAGATCGGCTCGCTGGGCTCGGTGCGCGCCGAACCGAAGATGGTCACTTTCTTGCGCTGGCGGTAGGGGCCGAAGACCTTGTTGGTGTAGCGCATCTCCTTCATGGTGGTGCGCATCAGCTTGAGGTCGGCCAGGTAGTCGTTCTCCTGCCCGGCCTTGAGGGCGCTGAGGATCATCTCCCGCACGATGGCCGGGTGATGGACGCCAACCTTCTCCATAAGCGCGTCGATCAGGGGATCGATCTCGGTGTTGGTCCGGGTGAAATGCAATTCCATGGACAATAGTTCTCCTCCAGAGAAATCAACCCTCCCCCGGATTTTCTACCGGGCGGAAAGGGCTTTGATTATACCACGCCCGGGTCAGATCCGGTCGAGAAAAGCCCGCTCGCCGAGGCGCTCGGCGCGGATCAGAAAACCGCGCAGGCTCGAGCCCGCGTAGCGCTTGTCGAAGGCCAGGTAGAGGGCCCGCAGCCGCTTCTCCAGCCGGTAGAAGGTGTCGCGCTCGGCGGGGGCGAGGCGCTCTTCGACCTGCTCGCAGATGAAGGTCACGCAGTTGAAGGGGCGCCGCCCCACTTCGAGCCGGCAGCCGGCGGGACCGAGAAACGGGCAGGTGGAGGAAAAATCGGGGTCGGGGACCGCCTCGCCGGCCAGCAGAAAGTCCAGCAGGTTGGCCAGGGTCAAATGGTGGGTGCCCCGCTCGCAGCAGGCCCCCCGGCAGAGCCGGCAGAGTTCGTCGCCGCCGGCCTTTTCGAAAAAGGCGTGCAGCTGCCGCTGCAGCTGCGCGATCTCGGTCAGCCGCCCGGCGATCCACTCGCGCTCGGCCGGGGACAGCGCCTCGACCTCGCGGCGCAGGCGCGCCAGCGATTGCTGCCACAGGTTTTGCAGTTGCTGTTGGTTTTCCATTCGCTGTAAAAACAAGCGGCACCTCCCCGGAGGGTGTGCCGCTGCCTTTTGGAATGCGTTAGGGACGGCCCCCTGCGGCGCCCAGGGCAGGCACGCAGGCCTGCCCCTACAATCCCATCGATTCAAAAACATGCATGGCCGGAGAAGGCCGTAAGCCGGGTTCTGTTCCCCGGAGCGGTTACCCGCACCCGGGACGATGATCATTCCTCTAGGACCGCCGTTGCCGACGGCCTCCAGCAGCCAACCCGGGAGCCTCGGACGGGCCGCCCTCGAACGCTCCCCTATTCGGCCTTGCTCCGGATGGGGTTTACCTAGCTTCCGACGTCACCGCCGGAACTGGTGAGCTCTTACCTCACCCTTTCACCCTTACCCGCCGAAGCCGATGCAGGGCATCGGCACAGGCGGGCGGTCTGCTCTCTGTGGCACTTTCCCTGGGGTCGCCCCCGGTCCCCGTTAGGGACCATCCTGCCCTGCGGAGCCCGGACTTTCCTCCCGCCCCCGAAGGGGCCAGCGATCATCCGTCCTTCTCCGGCCATGCACCCTGAAATCCAGCGTCAGAATCCACAAAGTGCTTTTTGCCTTTTCTGAATTCTGATTCCTGAATCCTGCAGGCTTTTCTACTGCCCCTGCTCCACGTAGAGCAGCCGGTTGCAATGGGGGCAGGTCTGCAGGTCGTCGGCCTTGAACAGGCTGTTGAACAGCTGGGGCGGCAGGTGCATGTTGCACCCCTGGCAGGCGCCGTTGCGCGCCTCGACCACGGCGATGCCGCCGCGCCGGTCGACCAGCAGCTGGTAACGGCTGCGCAACTGGGCCGAAAGCTGCTTGAGCAGCTGATCGCGCAGCTCGCCCTTATCAGCCAGTGCGCCGTCGAAATCGCCCAGGGCGGCGCTGATCTCGCTGCGCCGGCCGCCGACCTGCTCGCTCAGGGAAGTCAGCTCGGTCTGCTTCTCTTCCTTGTCCCGGGTCAGGGCCTCGATCTCCCCGTCCTTCTCCCGGATGCGATCCTGCAGGTCCTTGTTGAGCTTTTTGGCGGTGTCGATC
This window encodes:
- a CDS encoding LOG family protein, producing MELHFTRTNTEIDPLIDALMEKVGVHHPAIVREMILSALKAGQENDYLADLKLMRTTMKEMRYTNKVFGPYRQRKKVTIFGSARTEPSEPIYQKCVGFSRMLAERGYMAITGGGGGIMQAGNEGAGEENSFAVNIRLPFEQETNPVMSQSDRVITYKYFFNRKVAFLKEAHAIALFPGGFGTLDEAMEALTLIQTGKNPPIPVVLIDDDKGDYWEVWFEFVRKTLLKKGLISGEDFSLFSITRDPAEAVEIIDQFYRVYHSSRFIGETLVIRLNKPLATEQIRTLESEFSEIIVPGNSLHQTGPYPEEKDQPDLLHLPRLSFEFSHRSYGLLKAFIRRINSF
- a CDS encoding zinc ribbon domain-containing protein, with amino-acid sequence MQEKLQLLKQLQGLDQELKAIREKRRVLEDEQAALDADVQRIQTMVDSLVAEVDGLQADRRELAQALGLEQENVEKAEGRLPGIKTQKEYVAVLKEIDTAKKLNKDLQDRIREKDGEIEALTRDKEEKQTELTSLSEQVGGRRSEISAALGDFDGALADKGELRDQLLKQLSAQLRSRYQLLVDRRGGIAVVEARNGACQGCNMHLPPQLFNSLFKADDLQTCPHCNRLLYVEQGQ